A stretch of the Corythoichthys intestinalis isolate RoL2023-P3 chromosome 22, ASM3026506v1, whole genome shotgun sequence genome encodes the following:
- the polr1h gene encoding DNA-directed RNA polymerase I subunit RPA12 gives MSCFRGDPNFCPECGNVLPLPGLLNAVRCPRCSFSIAVSEFSGREIRSTVVFNPLDKSSLVQEDSDESKMKGPVIDRRCSRCNKEGMIYHTRQMRSADEGQTVFFTCVHCRFQEKEDS, from the exons ATGTCTTGTTTTCGCGGCGATCCCAACTTCTGTCCAGAGTGTGGGAATGTTCTTCCTCTACCAGGGCTTCTAAACGCCGTGCGGTGTCCCCGCTGTTCCTTCTCCATCGCTGTATCGG AGTTTTCAGGTCGGGAAATTCGCTCAACTGTTGTCTTTAATCCATTGGACAAGTCCTCTCTGGTTCAAGAGGATAGCGATGAGTCTAAAATGAAGGGTCCTGTG atCGACAGACGTTGTTCCCGCTGCAATAAAGAAGGCATGATTTATCACACCAGGCAAATGAGATCTGCAGACGAAGGCCAGACCGTCTTCTTCACTTGTGTACACTGCAG GTTTCAAGAGAAGGAAGACTCCTGA